In a genomic window of Anomalospiza imberbis isolate Cuckoo-Finch-1a 21T00152 chromosome 5, ASM3175350v1, whole genome shotgun sequence:
- the ASB15 gene encoding LOW QUALITY PROTEIN: ankyrin repeat and SOCS box protein 15 (The sequence of the model RefSeq protein was modified relative to this genomic sequence to represent the inferred CDS: inserted 4 bases in 4 codons; substituted 3 bases at 3 genomic stop codons), with translation MRGRGAAAVRVRRGRCGERLRRCRLLRAAPSAPGIASFWHVIFSTASRFSVQVCKVKYLGFKNLTYALKETDQRQWFPLHDVAVRPIPQVFEVTFDATYESMWQXKTCNGXTALTLAAKTGFVENVQMILKKGVYPKTINXQGETYWSSVQEAAKQKCKDIVDILKNYGNVNIKDTYXVTPLGVTAECGHCDVLEHINHKDGDVKALADDRVPVLFQTAEGRSLDCIGLCLKYGGSGEAGLLPIHKVAYEGHYLLFFRGRKYLIATTSQTLIQKSGSSTVYSAVDSQNQCLELVIEKGLDVNTLLSEHITXNTYDDRRETALCCAVYNNEILCIKILLKAGANPNKDPLNCVLVAVRADSHGIVKLFLSYGADVNCXILLLNDTHFPSAFXYSLNGDIMLRLLLSHGYNVEMCLDFMCQGIFGNSYVWPAPELKPIPSWTTSSVNNKLRNTYLPCFSSLCSLH, from the exons CTTTTGGCATGTTATTTTTTCAACTGCATCACGTTTTTCTGTTCAAGTTTGTAAGGTCAAGTATCTAGGCTTCAAGAACCTGACATATGCTTTAAAGGAAACTGATCAAAGACAGTGGTTTCCACTGCATGACGTTGCAGTTCGGCCAATTCCACAAGTATTTGAAGTCACTTTTGATG CAACTTATGAATCAATGTGGCAATAAAAAACATGCAATG AAACAGCACTAACTTTGGCAGCAAAAACTGGCTTTGTGGAAAATGTGCAAATGATCCTGAAAAAGGGTGTTTATCCCAAGACCATAA TACAAGGAGAAACTTATTGGTCATCAGTGCAAGAAGctgcaaaacagaaatgcaaagaCATTGTTGACATTCTGAAGAATTATGGAAATGTGAACATTAAGGACACATATTGAGTAACACCATTAGGGGTTACGGCTGAATGTGGTCACTGTGATGTGCTGGAGCATATAAATCATAA AGATGGAGATGTCAAGGCCTTAGCAGATGATCGTGTACCAGTATTGTTTCAAACAGCTGAAGGACGTAGTCTAGACTGCATAGGTCTGTGTTTGAAATATGGAGGAAGTGGGGAGGCAGGACTGCTTCCCATACACAAAGTGGCTTATGAGGGGCACTACCTC CTGTTTTTTAGGGGCAGGAAGTATCTCATTGCAACCACCTCCCAAACTTTAATCCAGAAAAGTGGGTCAAGCACTGTTTATTCTGCTGTAGACAGCCAGAACCAGTGTCTAGAGCTTGTCATCGAAAAGGGTTTGGATGTCAACACTCTCTTGTCTGAACACATAACTTGAAATACTTATGATGACAGAAGAGAGACTGCACTTTGTTGTGCTGTTTACAATAATGAAATTCTTTGCATCAAAATATTGCTCAAAGCAGGAGCAAATCCAAACAAGGATCCTTTAAACTGTGTTCTCGTAGCAGTGAGAGCTGACAGCCATGGAATTGTAAAGCTATTCCTATCTTATGGAGCAGATGTCAACT TAATTTTGTTGCTTAATGATACGCATTTCCCCAGTGCAT GGTATTCTTTGAATGGTGACATTATGCTGAGGCTGTTGCTCAGTCATGGATATAATGTGGAGATGTGTTTGGACTTTATGTGTCAGGGTATCTTTGGAAATTCTTATGTGTGGCCAGCTCCAGAGCTCAAGCCTATTCCCAGTTGGACTACTTCTTCAGTAAATAATAAACTAAGAAATACATACCTGCCTTGCTTCTCTTCACTTTGCTCTTTGCATTAG